One part of the Dyadobacter sp. 676 genome encodes these proteins:
- a CDS encoding MFS transporter, translated as MNYSIFAPSDSRRYLRWAVAAFFFVQGLSFAAWASRIPDIKNMLHLTEGGLGTVLLALPLGLMASLPISGWMVTHYGSKKMVLIGAILYAITLTFIGFVTRTEQLVIALFAFGLWGNLTNIAVNTQAVAVEQVYGKSIMASFHGLWSLAGFVSATIGSLFISVHIPPHIHFIIIALVAFAIIFTAYKHTMPDTEKESGEAQPMFVKPDRDLLILGLIGFCAMVCEGAMFDWSGVYFQEAVHVPASMTTLGYVAFMGTMTGGRFAGDWLANRLGRRKMLQLSGTLMGTGLAISVAFPYLVPATLGFLLVGFGVSSVVPLVYSATGRSKTMSAGMALAAVSSISFIGFLIGPPLIGIVAQFANLRWSFAIVGVLATLTAYLSTKARLID; from the coding sequence ATGAATTATTCAATTTTCGCCCCTTCCGATTCGAGACGATATTTAAGATGGGCCGTCGCGGCTTTCTTCTTCGTCCAGGGCCTCAGCTTTGCCGCATGGGCAAGCCGGATCCCGGATATCAAAAACATGCTGCACCTTACCGAGGGTGGCCTCGGAACCGTACTTCTTGCGCTTCCGCTCGGCCTGATGGCGAGCCTGCCGATCTCCGGATGGATGGTCACGCATTATGGCAGCAAGAAAATGGTGCTCATCGGCGCTATCCTTTATGCTATTACACTTACATTCATCGGATTCGTGACCCGCACCGAGCAGCTCGTCATCGCATTATTCGCTTTCGGGCTCTGGGGCAATCTCACCAACATTGCCGTTAACACCCAGGCCGTGGCGGTGGAGCAGGTTTACGGCAAGTCCATTATGGCATCGTTTCACGGTTTATGGAGCCTGGCGGGCTTTGTGAGCGCGACAATCGGTTCCTTGTTTATTTCTGTACATATCCCTCCTCATATTCATTTTATCATCATCGCCCTGGTTGCTTTTGCCATTATTTTCACCGCTTACAAGCACACGATGCCCGACACCGAAAAAGAGTCGGGCGAAGCGCAGCCGATGTTTGTCAAACCCGACCGCGATCTGCTGATCCTAGGCCTGATCGGCTTCTGTGCGATGGTTTGCGAAGGGGCGATGTTCGACTGGAGCGGCGTTTACTTCCAGGAGGCCGTACACGTTCCGGCGTCCATGACAACACTGGGCTACGTGGCGTTTATGGGCACGATGACCGGCGGCAGGTTTGCCGGCGACTGGCTTGCCAACCGCCTCGGACGCCGTAAAATGCTACAATTGAGCGGTACATTAATGGGGACCGGCCTGGCGATCTCGGTTGCATTCCCATACCTGGTACCGGCCACGCTCGGTTTTCTGCTGGTTGGATTCGGTGTTTCATCGGTTGTTCCGCTGGTTTATAGCGCAACCGGCCGCTCGAAAACAATGTCGGCAGGTATGGCCCTGGCCGCCGTATCGTCCATCAGCTTCATAGGCTTTCTGATCGGCCCGCCGTTGATCGGCATCGTTGCGCAGTTTGCCAACCTCCGCTGGTCGTTTGCGATCGTAGGTGTGTTGGCAACATTGACGGCCTATTTGTCGACGAAAGCCCGCCTGATCGACTAA